A stretch of the uncultured Cohaesibacter sp. genome encodes the following:
- a CDS encoding NUDIX hydrolase, producing MTNDRNYPDRPFVGASALIIHNDHILLVQRSNPPAIGIWSLPGGAVEAGETLKEAIEREVREETGLQIEPHYVADLVEVLRNDPDGRCKRHFVIAVFFCTVPGSGTVFPPLVADDDAMDARWVSKEALAGYPLTEGTLGVIEKIIAGSRLPS from the coding sequence ATGACCAATGATCGTAACTATCCGGACCGCCCCTTTGTTGGCGCGTCTGCCCTCATCATACACAATGATCATATATTGCTGGTTCAACGCAGCAATCCCCCCGCGATTGGCATATGGAGCTTGCCCGGAGGCGCGGTCGAGGCGGGTGAAACGCTCAAAGAGGCCATCGAACGGGAGGTTAGGGAAGAAACCGGCCTACAGATTGAGCCACATTATGTTGCCGATCTCGTCGAGGTTTTGCGCAATGATCCTGATGGACGATGCAAAAGGCATTTCGTGATTGCGGTTTTCTTCTGCACTGTGCCCGGGTCCGGGACTGTGTTTCCCCCGCTCGTGGCCGATGATGATGCGATGGATGCCCGGTGGGTCTCCAAAGAAGCCCTTGCAGGCTATCCCCTGACCGAGGGAACACTCGGCGTCATCGAGAAAATCATCGCAGGTTCACGCTTGCCATCGTAG